The following proteins come from a genomic window of Bradysia coprophila strain Holo2 unplaced genomic scaffold, BU_Bcop_v1 contig_138, whole genome shotgun sequence:
- the LOC119073839 gene encoding longitudinals lacking protein, isoforms N/O/W/X/Y isoform X16: MDDDQQFCLRWNNHQSTLISVFDTLLENGTLVDCTLAAEGKFLKAHKVVLSACSPYFAALLSQQYDKHPIFILKDIKFQELRAMMDYMYRGEVNISQDQLAALLKAAESLQIKGLSESRGGSTQKNENVVQKQPVPVVSKSGLTIEHKRPANKHPTSAATESDVSMSREGSTSPTSRKRKKFRRRSIEVNNMDNHDQLSNSSSQSQSIHMTSIPMTAASQITSATSAANVLNVTKKTDHHDSKKDMEQSQADDDEDDDKNDLEPPAQRQKHDMDVSHIKEKMQSTHSELLIEPKNEYDDGQDETVEDLTLDDEELLEDLDQAGPSHGGEGSSQGYAQWQVGQNQDEVFLAAQEAAGQHRDAQEKLTCTPSVFFNSDTAERFFCTTCGKNYLRKRHLQRHKRDECIGIPPRFECELCPSKFRRKYHLVRHLNTRHGIPPAIEPKPKRPKENIETSSTGGNTLTGNAVNNFSVDAIMMKNEDKIPDIHFLEDLQKKWILQYPEALLKSRQIQTLNF; the protein is encoded by the exons ATGGACGATGACCAACAGTTCTGTCTCCGATGGAACAACCATCAAAGCACACTCATAAGTGTGTTCGACACATTATTGGAAAATGGCACACTCGTAGACTGTACGTTAGCAGCCGAAGGAAAATTCCTGAAAGCACATAAAGTTGTATTATCAGCATGCAGTCCGTATTTTGCG GCTCTGCTATCTCAACAATACGATAAACATCCCATTTTCATCCTAAAAGACATTAAATTCCAAGAACTTCGAGCCATGATGGATTACATGTACAGGGGTGAAGTGAACATCTCCCAAGATCAACTTGCCGCTCTACTCAAGGCAGCTGAATCATTGCAAATCAAAGGTTTATCAGAAAGTCGTGGTGGATCAACGCAAAAGAACGAAAACGTCGTTCAAAAGCAACCTGTACCTGTCGTTTCAAAATCTGGCCTTACTATCGAACACAAACGGCCAGCCAATAAACATCCCACCTCTGCTGCCACTGAATCTGATGTATCCATGTCACGTGAAGGTTCTACTAGTCCGACATCACGTAAACGAAAAAAGTTCCGACGACGTAGCATTGAAGTAAACAACATGGACAATCACGACCAACTGTCCAACTCATCGTCGCAATCGCAGTCCATCCATATGACAAGTATACCAATGACTGCCGCTTCACAAATTACCTCAGCTACCTCCGCCGCAAATGTATTGAACGTTACCAAAAAGACTGATCATCATGATTCGAAAAAGGATATGGAACAAAGTCAAGCGGATGATGACGAAGATGATGACAAAAATGACCTTGAACCGCCGGCACAACGACAAAAGCACGACATGGACGTCTCTcatatcaaagaaaaaatgCAATCCACTCATTCGGAATTGTtgattgaaccaaaaaatgaATACGATGATGGACAAGATGAGACTGTTGAGGACTTGACACTGGACGATGAAGAATTGTTAGAGGATTTGGATCAAGCTGGACCAAGTCACGGTGGCGAAGGTTCTAGTCAAG GTTATGCACAATGGCAAGTCGGTCAAAATCAGGATGAAGTATTTTTAGCAGCACAGGAAGCGGCCGGACAACATCGCGATGCTCAAG AAAAACTAACTTGTACTCCATCTGTATTCTTTAACTCTGACACGGCTGAACGTTTCTTTTGTACCACTTgcggtaaaaattatttacgaaaACGACATCTCCAACGTCACAAACGAGATGAATGTATTGGCATACCTCCACGATTCGAATGTGAATTGTGTCCATCGAAATTTCGACGAAAATACCATTTGGTGCGACACTTAAACACTCGGCATGGAATACCACCAGCTATTGAACCGAAACCAAAGAGAccaaaggaaaatattgaaaccTCCTCTACTGGCGGTAATACGTTGACGGGTAACGCGGTTAATAATTTTAGTGTAGATGCCATTATGATGAAAAATGAGGATAAAATACCCGACATTCATTTCCTTGAAgatttacaaaagaaatggATTCTACAATATCCGGAAGCTTTATTGAAATCGCGCCAAATACAAACTCTTAATTTTTAA